In Ruminiclostridium josui JCM 17888, the genomic window TGATGCAAGCGCAAATGTGAATGCCTCAACTTGGTGTGGATTAATATCAATATCGGCCATATGCAAACAACTATATGGATTTTTCTGCAATTCCTGCTGCTTTAACTCCGCATAAGTAGCTTCTACGATTCCCATTTGCACTTCTCCTTTACTTCTTCGTTAATTGTACCTTAATCTTTTCAGCTATTTGCTTTGCCATCATAGGTGGCACCGCATTTCCTACCTGTACAAACTGTGAGGTTCGTGGTCCCTCAAAATAATAACTATCCGGAAAGGACTGTAATCTTGCAGCCTCTCGTACTGTAATTGATCTATGCTGTTCTATTGCCGGGTGTATAAAGTAGTGTCCATCCTTGGATAAATGCGCCAAGATAGTATGACAATAATCCATATCCCCTTCCACAACTTTAAATCTGTCCACAAAGGATGTTCTATTCTTGTGTGTCTTTAATTCTTCCGGCAAATCATCATACTTCAATCGCTCATGTTGTTCATTATTGAACCACAAATCGATTACCCTTTTATATATTTCTATATCCTGCGCTGTATGTGGTCTTGCTATATGTGCCGTCAGAACATCTTCTTTCTGTCTAATTCCATTTTCTTTCGCATATTTCTTGACTTTTCTCATATCAGATACATGATATTTATCGGCACCTATTCCTGGTGTCAGTGGTGCTAAGTCTTCCAACAAATCCCACACTTTAGCCTTGCTCTCGATAATTTCAAATGTCGGATACTCATATCCTGTTCCTTTAAGCCATCCTACAATTATCACTCTTTTCCTACTTTGCAATACACCAAAATCTTTCGCATTTAATTCATGATAATCTAGTTCATATCCGACTCTCTTCATATACATTTGAAGATTCTTAAATGCTTGTCCACCTCGTGCAGTTTTTATTCCAGCTACATTTTCAAATACAAACATTCTAGGCTTATATTTTTTTAGAAACTGAACATACATTTTATATAATTCATTCCTTGGGTCATCTTCCATTGGAATAAGCATATGACTGCTTTGTGCCCTTCCAACCAAGGAATATGCTTGGCATGGCGGACCGCCTATAATCACGTCAACCTGTTCAATTCCCTTTTCCAGTTTTATCGTATCAATCGTTTCAAAAATGCTCTTAATTGTAGCCTCAGACATTTCTTTATTGATGACAGTTTTTAATTCTTGTTCTGGAATTAACTTCAACAATTCCTCTCGTGTTATCAATCCTTTTTCATACTGATAATAGCTATCTAACTGTCCTTTTTCTTTTAAATGATAATATGCAATTCGTGTTTCTATTGTCTTAGCCGCATATTCATTCATCTCTACATGTGCTATAGGTTGATATCCACTTTGAATGAAGCCCTCAGAAAGTCCTCCGGCACCAGCAAAGAGATCAATATAGCTTAAACCTGTTTCATTCATGGTTATCCTACCTTATCATCTCATAATAATTGTCCCATAATAAGGACTTTATTCTTCGTGCAGTTTTTTCCTTACAGTTTCGAGTTCTGTAAACTCCATAATATCTCCAATATTACATTCCAATTCTGCACATATTTTCTCCAAAATCGGCATTGCCACCATCTCTTCGTTAGACATCTTCGCCATGGTACTACTACTAATTTTTACAGTTTTACATAATTCGCTTTTATTAATTTTTTTATCAATCATTAATTTCCATAAATTGTTGTATGATACTGCCATAACTTCCTCCACACTCGACTTTTGGTTACAATTAGCCCATCTTATTTCATTATAATCATTCATTCGTAATTTGTAAAATACTTTCTTCGATTTCTCGAATATTTTTTACGCCTATTTACATTGTTGTTTTGAGAACTCATTCCTAGCATTTTACAAAAAACACCACCTCATGCCATTTCCAAACAGCACAAGATGGTGTCTCTTCATCTACCTATTCTTCATTCATATCTCTTCTCACCGAGATTCTTCCAAAATACTTCCCTGCCGGAGCCAGTTCGTCCTGATTCCTACATCTGTTATATTCTGCTCTAATAATCGCTTCTACAGCCTCTCTTCCGAACTGATCAAGTCTAGCATATTTCAAAGCGTACTCTGTCAAATCATCCTCCACCTGCGACAATGCCAATTCATCCATTACGCTTTCATCCCATACTGGTGGTGTAGCATCATCCGATTTTCCCATGATGTACTCGATACTTCTTTGAAATATATCACTTAACTTGCTAAGCGTCTCAAATCCTGGTGTTCTGCTATTATTCTCCCAAGTAGATACCGTTCCTTTAGTTATACCTAGCGCATTTGCAAGAGCAAGCTGTGTCATTCCATATTCCTTACGAAGTGCTTTAATTCTTTCTCCCATTGTCATTGTCTGTCACCTTCCTTCTATATAAAAGTATGCTAATATCACTACTTTGTCAATTATTTTATCGTTAAAAGATGAACCACTATCGTTACTTTGGTTATTTTTTACAAAGTTTGTTTTTTAGTATTTTTTGCTATTAAAATCTATTGACTTGTATTGACCATTCATATAGAATGCGATTATCAAAGTATGCTTATATCATTACTTTGATAAATATAAAAAGAAGGAGGACTCAGACCATGAACAAAACAACTCTAAGTGTACGGGAACTGGCAAGTCAATTAGGTATCGGATTATCCAAGGCTTATGCTCTTGTGAAAGAACCCGACTTTCCCACAGTTCGTATCGGTACACGCATTCTTATTCCGATAGATGGTCTTCACGAGTGGCTTGCTCATGAAGCCAAGGGAGGTGGAACCGTTGCAACAGAACAATAATCTTCCATTTCCTATAACACTCTATCGCGCCAACTGTCGCGGAAATGTAAGTAACAACAATTATCCAATTGTAACTGCTCCTATCGATGCTTCGTCACTAAAATCAGAATTAAGTTATGACCATACTTTCATTCAATTCAAAGGGAATCATAGAAGCCTTGATAACTTTGAAAGTATCTCTGTTATCACGGTAGACTGCGATAACGACCATTCCGAGAACGAAGACGATTGGTACACAGTAGATGATATCCACGTCAAATACTCTGATGTAAAACACATCATTGTTACAAGCAGAAATCATATGAAACAGAAAGGTAATAAGTCACCTAGACCAAGATTTCACATTATCTTCTGGGTAGGTGCAACACTTTACTCTCCTGAAGAGTATACAAAACTTATTACCCGCATACAGTCAGATTTACCAATCTTTGACTCAAATGCTCTGGATGCCGCAAGATTCTTCTTTGCTAATCCTGATACCGAAGTATTCGTCCACGATGGAAGATTAAGCATCATGGACTACCTTGATAAGCAAGACGAAGCTGAACGTGCTTTTGCAAACATAGGGGAGCACATTGCAGAAGGTAGTCGCAATACCACAATGCACCAAAAAGCTGTATGTCTCCTAAAGCGTTATGGGAATACCGAAGAAAGCAAAACAAAATACTTACAAGAAGCAGACAAATGCTCTCCGCCTCTTGCAGACCAGGAGCTTCAAACCATCTGGAACAGTGCTTGTAAATTTTACAAAGCTAAGATACTAACAAACCCAGATTATGAAGCACCGGAAGTCTACAATGGAAGTAAAGAACTTGTATGGGAAATACCTATTCCCTTTGATACCTTAACAGTTCCCATCTTTCCCATTGAAGCATTCCCTCCTGACATTAGGGATTATGCAATCGCATTGGCAGAGAATACACAAACTCCGGTTGATATGGCTGCTACATCCATACTTGCTGTTACCAGTATCTGTATGCAAAAAAAATATGTAATAACCATCAAACCCGGATGGAAGGAACAACCAAACATATTCCTATTGTGTATCTTAGAACCATCAGAAAGAAAATCTGCCGACTTAAATGGCACCAGTTACGTTCTTCACGAATACGAAGCAGAGTATAATCGCATCAACGCACCTGCCATCGAATCCAGCAAAATGCGAAAACGCATCTTGGAGAAACGTCAAAAGGTGTTGGAAGATCAAGCTGCTAAAGGAAAAGCAGAACTTTCCGACCTTGATAAAATTGCTGAAGAAATCGCAAACTTCAAGGAAAAGAAACCCTTAAAACTGTATATGGATGATGTCACTACAGAAAAAGTAACTTCTGTAATGGCAGAAAACGATGGACACGCTGCCATTCTCTCTACCGAAGGTGGTATCTTCGATATTCTTGCAGGTATCTATACCAGAAATGTAAATATCGATGCCATTCTAAAAGGCTACTCTGGTGACCCTATCCGTGTGGACCGAATCGGAAGAAATAGCGAAACGGTTATGAACCCATCTCTTACCATGATGCTTATGGTACAGCCTCATATGTTATCAGGAATTATGAGTAACAGCACCTTCCGTGGTAGGGGACTTACTGCAAGATTTCTCTATTGTATGCCAAAGTCCTTTATTGGAAAGCGTAAATACCGCTCCAATCCGATTCCTACGGATGTACAAAGACGATATGAAAACATCATTCGAAACATGCTTGATGACGAGTATCCTATCCAATTGGAAGAAATTACATTATCCCCGGAAGCAGATATCCTCATCGAGGAATTTGCTAACGAACTGGAACCAAAACTAAATACCGAATACGCAGACATCAAAGACTGGGCAGGTAAGTTAGTCGGTAATATTGCAAGAATCTCCGCATTACTTTGCAGAACATCTGTATATAGAAGTCATGACTTTCTTGCTGATATTGAGCCGCTAGTGGTAACTGAAGAAACCATGGGAAATGCCATATGCATTGGAAAGTATTATCTGGAACATGCCAAAGCCGCATTCTCTCTGATGGGTGCCGACAACACCATCAATACTTGCAAATATGTCTTAAAAGCAATCAAGTCTGCAGGACTTACAGAGTTCACCCGAAGAGACATCATGCGACTCTGCCGTAGTCTCAAAAAGGCAGAGGATGTACAACCTGTTCTTGACCACTTGGTAGAATATAGTTACATCGCATTAAAGGATGCCGACAATTATTCCGGCAAAGGAAGACGTCCGGCAGCCATATATCTTGTCAATCCACATCTATATGATACACAGGATTGATTTATGTCCTTTTCGTCACATGTCCTTTCTGTATCGAGATAGCACAATAAAAAGAAAGAAAAGCATATTTTCTTCTCTTTTTAAAATTTTATGCTGACGGTACACGTGACACAACGGACACAATTCATCGGCAAACTTATTGCCGAATCAAAATCAGAGTCAAATTACGTCAATCAAAGTCAAACATTCAAATCGAAGACAATCTCAGACAAAATTCCAATCAGAGTAAAAATAGAATATTCCACACGAAAGGAGGTCAATGCCCTTTCCCCAATAAACTAGACACCTGAAACTCGTTATTTCTTCTTTTTTCATAGGGTATCGTAATATTTCATTTTTTATGCTACTTTTGCTTTTTGCAATGTATTATTATAATATTCTTCAGGTGTCAAATAGTTATTGGAGGCATGTATTCTCTGCCTATTATAAAATATCTCAACATACTCAAACACAGCTGCTCGTGCTTCTTGGCGGGTTGTGAAATGCTTCCCATAAAGCCATTCGCATTTCATTTTTCCCCAAAATGATTCCATTGGAGCATTGTCCCAGCAGTTTCCCTTGCGAGACATGCTGCATATAAAACCATACTTTTTAAGCAATAACTGGTAATCGTGTGAGCAGTACTGCGACCCTCTATCAGAATGTAAGATGACACCTGTTGGTCTTCCAGCACGTTGATATGCATCATTTAATGCGTTAATTACTAATTCCTTTGTCATTCTTTCACTCATTGACAGTCCAACTAACTTTTGCCCACATAAATCCATTATTCCTGCTATATATAGCCATCCTTCATCTGTCCACAGATATGTAATATCGCTTACCATTTTTTCATTAGGCTTATCCACAGTAAAATCACGATTAAGAATGTTTTCTGCTACTGGAAGCCTGTGATTGGAATTAGTAGTAGCCTTAAATTTCTTTGAAACCCTTGATTTTATTCCGTTTTCACGCATAATACGTTCTACTCTCTTATGGTTAACAGGTTTAGGACTTTTGTAATTAAGCTTTTGGGCAATCTTAATAGAACCATATACTTGTCCGCTTTTATTGTGGATAGCTTGAATTTCCGCTAACAGCTTTTTATTCTCTATTGCCCTTTGACTTTCGGGTCTTTTATCCCATGCATAGTAGCTACTTCTTGAAACACAAAGTACCTTGCACAGCTTCGCAACATTATATTTATAACAATTAGCCTTGATAAACTGAAATCTTTTTATTTTTGATTTCTGGCGAAGTAGGCTGCCGCTTTTTTTAGTATTTCATTTTCCTCTTTTAGATCCTTAATTTCTTTTTCTAATTTCCTCAATTTTTCATCTTCTGGCTTAAGATGCCCACTACCTGGAAATGCTGAATCTGGTGATTCTTTGTACTTGCTTACCCAACCATTAAATGTTGTAGGCTTTATTCCTAATTCTGCTGCTACCCTTGTTAAAGGCTCCCCAGATTTAAGATATCTTTTTACTGCTTCAATTTTAAAATCTGAACTATATTGTCGCTTACTCATGTTTACTATCTCCCTTTCTTTGTATTTAGTATAACACGAGTTTTTTGTGTCCATCAAATTGGGTAAGGGTCACAACTCTTATGCGTATGCAACCATTAAGTCCACACTTAAGAAAGCTGTGCAGACAGTTAGGTCCTGATTACGAAACCACAATCATCGACCTAGAACACGTTATCCGCAGAGACTTTGGTAATGGTTACGATCTGGAAATCAGCGGTGTCAACACTTCCAGTCTCAAACGTAAAGCTACTCTTTACGTCTGGAAAGACAAGAAACACATTGTAGAAAAAGTCTACAGAGTCTCACGTGATGATATCGGAAGCGTTGCTGATAAGTTATATCAGAAATACTCTTCTCTATAACCCAAATCAGCTGCAGTGTACCCCCAGGGCCCCTATTTATCCCTACAGCTAATAATAAGGACAACGGTGCTGGGGTCGCACGCACAACTTTTGCGAATTCAAACACAAAAAACCTATTAATCAAACGAAACGGAGGAACTATCATGTCAAAAGATGGTACAAATCGTGGTGGCGCCCGTGCAGGTGCGGGTAGAAAACCGAAAGCCACCGCAGAAAAATACGCCAACGGTAATCCCGGAGGCAGAAAACTAACTGTAGTAGAATTTGAAGGTGCTACTTTAGAAGGCTGTGAAATGCCGGAAGTAAAAGAATATCTCAAGGCAAAGCAAAAAGACGGAACATACACCTGTGCCGAAGAAATATTCAAAGAAACTTGGGAATGGCTCTGTGAACGTAAGTGTGAACAGCTTGTCACACCACAACAGATTGAACAGTATGCTATGTCCATTGCTCGCTGGATTCAATGTGAGGAAGCTGTCAGTCAGTTTGGTTTCCTTGCCAAGAAGCCTACTGGCACTGTTATCTCCTCTCCCTATGTCATTATGGGCAGAGAATACATGAAACAAGCAAATGCAGCCTGGTTTCAAATATACCAGATTGTAAAAGAGAACTGCTCTGTGGAGTTTAAGGGGCCAACTCCCCAGGATGATGCGATGGAAAGACTCCTTCGCGCACGTGAAGCCCACAACATTTAATTTCAGGAGGAAAAATCATATGAATAATAACAATCTTACTATCAACTCTGTCGAAGAGTTAAGAGCTCGCCTTGATGAAATGGCGGCAAAATTTGCAGGTACAAATATTAGTGCCACAGAAAACAAAACTACTGATATCTCATACAGAAATGCTTTCCTCGATCATTTGCACACAGGATTAGTATCCAATGTTCTCAAGAAAGGAAGTGACGGTACAGGCGGATATCTTGTACCCGATACTTACGAAGAGGAACTTGTACAGGCCCTCCGTGACAAAAATCTAATGCGCCGTCTCGGTAAAATCATCTCCACAACTACCAATCTGAAAATCCCGGTTGTTGATGCTCATGGCGAAGCATTCTGGGTAGAAGAAGGTGAATCATATTCCTTTACGAATGAAAGTTTCGGACAGATTGAAATCGATGCTTATAAACTTGCCGTTGTAATCCTGGTATCGGATGAAATGTTAGAAGACTCTGGTATCGACTTAGAAGCCTACATTAAGAGTTCCTTTGCCGATGCACTTGGTGATGCCGAGGAAGAAGCGTTCCTTACAGGTAATGGCAAAGGTAAGCCTGTGGGAATTATCCACCAAACGGAAGCCGCCTTAGAAGTTAATACACTCTCTTCCATCACCTTGGATGATGTCGTCGATCTTCAATATTCCTTAAAGCAGCCTTACCGCAAGAATGCAGTCTGTATTATGTCAGAAGAAGCATATTTCCATCTTCGCAAGATAAAGACATTCAACGGAAAGCCAGCTTGGGAGTCTAGTCTCACGGAAAGTGAGCCGGACAAATTATTGGGACATACAGTTTTCGTTACCAAATACCTCAACAGCGAATACGGTAACACTCCTATCCTCTATGGAGACTTCAGTTATTACTGGATTGGTGACAGAGGAAAACGCCACATCAAGCGCCTTTCCGAACGTTATGCAGACCGTGGTCTTGTTGGATATCAAGCCTCTCAGCGTGTAGATGCCAAACTAGTACTTCCAGAAGCAGTCAAATCTATCAAAGTAAAATCAAATAAAAATCAAAGTCAATCAGAATAAAATCAGTCAAAATTAGTCAATCACAGTCAATGACAGGGATTCCCTAATACGGAATCCCTTCGAGTCAAAAATTGCCAATCCGAGGGAATTACACTCGAAGGGAGATACCTGTTATGGACATAAACATCCAAAATGAATTTGACTACTATCGCTCGCAAAAAATCCTTGAATCATTGCTTTCCGCAGGACTTATTTCCTTGTTGGAATTTGACAAAATAACAGAATTAAACCGCCAATATTTCTCACCATTTCTAGCCGAAATTATGCCCTCTATTCGTTGCTATCCACCAGAACCAGCGGTAATATGTGACACTACGAAAGGAGGTTTCGAGTAATGAAGAAAGTTACCAAAATTGAAGAAAACCGCAATCTTCAAAGCACTCGTCCAAAACTTAGAGTCGCAGCTTATTGCCGAGTATCTACTGACAGCGATGCTCAGTTAGAAAGTCTTGAAGCACAAAAGCAGCATTATGAAAATTATATAACCGCTCATAATGATTGGACATTCGCCGGACTCTACTTTGATGAAGGAATATCCGGTACCAAGAAGGAAAAACGTCCAGAATTAAACAAACTTATTCAAGACTGCAAAGATGGCAAAATTGATTTTATTATCACAAAATCTATCAGCCGTTTCGCAAGAAATACCACAGACTGCCTCGATATGGTGCGAACTCTGCTAGATTTGCAGATTCCCATTTTCTTCGAGAAAGAAAATATCAATACAGGCTCAATGGAAAGTGAATTATTTCTTGCCATATTAAGTAGCATGGCAGAGAGTGAATCGCACTCTATTTCCGAAAACAACAAATGGGGGATTCAAAAACGCTTTAGGGATGGCACATTTAAAATCAGCTATCCCCCTTACGGTTATGACTGGAATGGCACAGAAATGGTTATCAATCCTGTACAAGCTGCCGTTGTAAAAAGAATATTTGCAGAGACTCTTGCAGGAAAAGGTTCACAAGCCGTTGCAAATGAATTAAATGCCGAAGCTGTTCCTACCAAGAAAGGCGGGCGTTGGACTGGAACTTCTATTCGTGGCATGCTTATCAACGAAAAATATGTAGGCGATGTCATTTTTCAAAAGACATACACCGACTACCATTTCAACCGCCATGTAAATTACGGAGACAAAGACCAGTACATGATAATGGACCATCATGAACCCATTATAAGCCGTGAAGATTTTGAAGCCGTTGCAAAAATGATTGCACAACATGCATCAGAGAAAGGCATTCAAAAAGGACAGGAAAAATACCAAAATCGCTATTGTTTCTCCGGCAACATCATCTGCTCCGAATGTGGCAACACCTTCAAACGCAGGGTACAC contains:
- a CDS encoding P27 family phage terminase small subunit, which gives rise to MSKDGTNRGGARAGAGRKPKATAEKYANGNPGGRKLTVVEFEGATLEGCEMPEVKEYLKAKQKDGTYTCAEEIFKETWEWLCERKCEQLVTPQQIEQYAMSIARWIQCEEAVSQFGFLAKKPTGTVISSPYVIMGREYMKQANAAWFQIYQIVKENCSVEFKGPTPQDDAMERLLRAREAHNI
- a CDS encoding SHOCT domain-containing protein, which encodes MDINIQNEFDYYRSQKILESLLSAGLISLLEFDKITELNRQYFSPFLAEIMPSIRCYPPEPAVICDTTKGGFE
- a CDS encoding DUF3987 domain-containing protein is translated as MQQNNNLPFPITLYRANCRGNVSNNNYPIVTAPIDASSLKSELSYDHTFIQFKGNHRSLDNFESISVITVDCDNDHSENEDDWYTVDDIHVKYSDVKHIIVTSRNHMKQKGNKSPRPRFHIIFWVGATLYSPEEYTKLITRIQSDLPIFDSNALDAARFFFANPDTEVFVHDGRLSIMDYLDKQDEAERAFANIGEHIAEGSRNTTMHQKAVCLLKRYGNTEESKTKYLQEADKCSPPLADQELQTIWNSACKFYKAKILTNPDYEAPEVYNGSKELVWEIPIPFDTLTVPIFPIEAFPPDIRDYAIALAENTQTPVDMAATSILAVTSICMQKKYVITIKPGWKEQPNIFLLCILEPSERKSADLNGTSYVLHEYEAEYNRINAPAIESSKMRKRILEKRQKVLEDQAAKGKAELSDLDKIAEEIANFKEKKPLKLYMDDVTTEKVTSVMAENDGHAAILSTEGGIFDILAGIYTRNVNIDAILKGYSGDPIRVDRIGRNSETVMNPSLTMMLMVQPHMLSGIMSNSTFRGRGLTARFLYCMPKSFIGKRKYRSNPIPTDVQRRYENIIRNMLDDEYPIQLEEITLSPEADILIEEFANELEPKLNTEYADIKDWAGKLVGNIARISALLCRTSVYRSHDFLADIEPLVVTEETMGNAICIGKYYLEHAKAAFSLMGADNTINTCKYVLKAIKSAGLTEFTRRDIMRLCRSLKKAEDVQPVLDHLVEYSYIALKDADNYSGKGRRPAAIYLVNPHLYDTQD
- a CDS encoding excisionase family DNA-binding protein; amino-acid sequence: MNKTTLSVRELASQLGIGLSKAYALVKEPDFPTVRIGTRILIPIDGLHEWLAHEAKGGGTVATEQ
- a CDS encoding phage major capsid protein: MNNNNLTINSVEELRARLDEMAAKFAGTNISATENKTTDISYRNAFLDHLHTGLVSNVLKKGSDGTGGYLVPDTYEEELVQALRDKNLMRRLGKIISTTTNLKIPVVDAHGEAFWVEEGESYSFTNESFGQIEIDAYKLAVVILVSDEMLEDSGIDLEAYIKSSFADALGDAEEEAFLTGNGKGKPVGIIHQTEAALEVNTLSSITLDDVVDLQYSLKQPYRKNAVCIMSEEAYFHLRKIKTFNGKPAWESSLTESEPDKLLGHTVFVTKYLNSEYGNTPILYGDFSYYWIGDRGKRHIKRLSERYADRGLVGYQASQRVDAKLVLPEAVKSIKVKSNKNQSQSE
- a CDS encoding helix-turn-helix domain-containing protein, producing MGERIKALRKEYGMTQLALANALGITKGTVSTWENNSRTPGFETLSKLSDIFQRSIEYIMGKSDDATPPVWDESVMDELALSQVEDDLTEYALKYARLDQFGREAVEAIIRAEYNRCRNQDELAPAGKYFGRISVRRDMNEE
- a CDS encoding helix-turn-helix domain-containing protein — translated: MAVSYNNLWKLMIDKKINKSELCKTVKISSSTMAKMSNEEMVAMPILEKICAELECNIGDIMEFTELETVRKKLHEE
- a CDS encoding IS3 family transposase (programmed frameshift) produces the protein MSKRQYSSDFKIEAVKRYLKSGEPLTRVAAELGIKPTTFNGWVSKYKESPDSAFPGSGHLKPEDEKLRKLEKEIKDLKEENEILKKAGSLLRQKSKIKRFQFIKANCYKYNVAKLCKVLCVSRSSYYAWDKRPESQRAIENKKLLAEIQAIHNKSGQVYGSIKIAQKLNYKSPKPVNHKRVERIMRENGIKSRVSKKFKATTNSNHRLPVAENILNRDFTVDKPNEKMVSDITYLWTDEGWLYIAGIMDLCGQKLVGLSMSERMTKELVINALNDAYQRAGRPTGVILHSDRGSQYCSHDYQLLLKKYGFICSMSRKGNCWDNAPMESFWGKMKCEWLYGKHFTTRQEARAAVFEYVEIFYNRQRIHASNNYLTPEEYYNNTLQKAKVA
- a CDS encoding recombinase family protein, producing MKKVTKIEENRNLQSTRPKLRVAAYCRVSTDSDAQLESLEAQKQHYENYITAHNDWTFAGLYFDEGISGTKKEKRPELNKLIQDCKDGKIDFIITKSISRFARNTTDCLDMVRTLLDLQIPIFFEKENINTGSMESELFLAILSSMAESESHSISENNKWGIQKRFRDGTFKISYPPYGYDWNGTEMVINPVQAAVVKRIFAETLAGKGSQAVANELNAEAVPTKKGGRWTGTSIRGMLINEKYVGDVIFQKTYTDYHFNRHVNYGDKDQYMIMDHHEPIISREDFEAVAKMIAQHASEKGIQKGQEKYQNRYCFSGNIICSECGNTFKRRVHTCKEHKYIAWCCNTHLTDKDRCSMLYIRDDDLKLAFLTMMNKLIYGHKQILRPLLTHLHNTNSGKSSTREQELQTLLLQNTEQRKTLTKLMAQGYIDQVLYNKENNELLMLADNYKTEIDSMQKSCNLDSEIITALSELLCFTEHSEMLTTFDESLFDSHVNKVIVYSRNELGFKLKCGLTLKERI
- a CDS encoding DNA cytosine methyltransferase; amino-acid sequence: MNETGLSYIDLFAGAGGLSEGFIQSGYQPIAHVEMNEYAAKTIETRIAYYHLKEKGQLDSYYQYEKGLITREELLKLIPEQELKTVINKEMSEATIKSIFETIDTIKLEKGIEQVDVIIGGPPCQAYSLVGRAQSSHMLIPMEDDPRNELYKMYVQFLKKYKPRMFVFENVAGIKTARGGQAFKNLQMYMKRVGYELDYHELNAKDFGVLQSRKRVIIVGWLKGTGYEYPTFEIIESKAKVWDLLEDLAPLTPGIGADKYHVSDMRKVKKYAKENGIRQKEDVLTAHIARPHTAQDIEIYKRVIDLWFNNEQHERLKYDDLPEELKTHKNRTSFVDRFKVVEGDMDYCHTILAHLSKDGHYFIHPAIEQHRSITVREAARLQSFPDSYYFEGPRTSQFVQVGNAVPPMMAKQIAEKIKVQLTKK